One window of the Pyrinomonadaceae bacterium genome contains the following:
- a CDS encoding aldehyde dehydrogenase family protein produces MAQSIPAKTTGAEIISRDPATGEEIGRVPLTLPEEVARAVGRARAAQNAWAANSYRDRGRIMMQGRRIILKELEEIAQLVARETGKPAAEAVAMELTPSLDLMQHFAHKTETLLERERINIGLYGLMGRMSYLVYKPVGVIGIISPWNFPWATPIAEVVMALMAGNAVVLKPSELTPLTALKIKQVLTSAGLPADLLQVVTGDGSTGAALIGAGVDKIMFTGSVATGRRVAEAAANYLIPVVMELGGKDPMIVLEDAHIENAARGAIWGAFANCGQSCSSVERCYVHESIAEKFTQAVVAETKRLRQSGDKQGDLGPMISEQQLRVVERHVYEATARGATALTGGERVPDVPGPFFPPTVVTNVNHEMEIMREETFGPTLPIMTFRTDDEAVRLANDSDFGLTASVWTNNLARGRALAERIDAGTVTVNEVLYTHAIAQTPWGGVKHSGFGRTHGRAGLLELVNAQHIHVNRFPSVPDVWWFNYTPDAGKLFRSLARRFASGSIFQMLLTLPQMIRRLNEKR; encoded by the coding sequence ATGGCGCAAAGCATTCCAGCCAAAACCACCGGCGCGGAGATCATCTCGCGCGACCCGGCCACTGGCGAAGAGATCGGTCGCGTCCCGCTAACTCTGCCGGAGGAGGTTGCCCGCGCCGTCGGGCGCGCGCGCGCCGCCCAGAACGCCTGGGCCGCGAACTCTTATCGTGACCGCGGCCGGATCATGATGCAGGGGCGCCGAATCATTCTTAAAGAGCTGGAAGAGATCGCGCAGCTCGTCGCTCGCGAAACCGGAAAGCCGGCTGCGGAAGCCGTCGCGATGGAATTGACGCCATCGCTCGACCTGATGCAGCACTTCGCGCACAAGACCGAGACGTTACTCGAGCGCGAACGCATCAACATCGGCCTTTACGGCTTGATGGGCCGCATGTCGTACCTCGTTTACAAACCGGTTGGAGTCATCGGGATCATCTCGCCTTGGAACTTTCCCTGGGCGACGCCCATAGCCGAAGTAGTGATGGCTTTGATGGCCGGCAACGCGGTGGTGCTGAAGCCCAGCGAACTCACTCCGCTAACCGCCTTGAAGATCAAACAGGTCCTGACGAGCGCTGGTTTGCCGGCTGACTTGCTCCAGGTTGTGACGGGCGACGGCTCGACGGGCGCGGCCCTGATTGGCGCCGGGGTGGACAAGATCATGTTCACTGGCAGTGTCGCCACCGGCCGTCGCGTCGCTGAAGCCGCAGCGAATTATTTGATTCCAGTTGTGATGGAACTCGGCGGTAAAGATCCAATGATTGTGCTCGAGGACGCGCACATCGAGAATGCCGCGCGCGGCGCCATCTGGGGAGCGTTTGCCAACTGCGGACAGTCCTGTTCATCAGTCGAACGCTGCTACGTTCATGAAAGCATCGCGGAGAAGTTCACGCAGGCCGTCGTCGCGGAAACCAAACGCTTGAGACAGTCTGGAGATAAGCAGGGCGATCTCGGCCCCATGATTAGCGAACAACAACTCCGCGTCGTTGAGCGTCACGTCTACGAAGCCACTGCCCGCGGAGCTACGGCTTTGACCGGGGGTGAGCGAGTTCCGGATGTTCCCGGCCCGTTCTTTCCGCCCACCGTGGTCACGAATGTTAATCATGAAATGGAGATCATGCGTGAAGAGACGTTCGGCCCCACACTGCCAATCATGACATTCAGGACGGATGACGAGGCGGTGCGCCTGGCTAACGACAGCGACTTCGGACTGACCGCGAGCGTCTGGACTAACAACTTGGCCCGCGGTCGCGCGTTAGCCGAGCGGATTGACGCGGGCACGGTGACAGTTAACGAAGTGCTCTACACGCACGCCATCGCGCAGACGCCGTGGGGCGGAGTAAAGCACAGCGGCTTCGGTCGCACGCATGGCCGCGCCGGCCTGCTCGAACTGGTGAACGCGCAACACATTCACGTGAACCGCTTTCCTTCCGTTCCCGATGTTTGGTGGTTTAACTACACGCCGGATGCAGGGAAACTCTTCCGCTCACTCGCACGCAGATTTGCCTCCGGTTCGATCTTCCAAATGCTCCTCACTCTGCCGCAAATGATTCGGCGATTGAACGAGAAGCGATAG
- a CDS encoding ABC transporter ATP-binding protein produces the protein MKPQMKLIPDDPHTSWAPERTERTGVAASVRGLSKSFKKARVLEDVSFDVSEGESLVLLGASGSGKTTILRIIAGLEQPDKGGVILHGKDVTDLPARERGVGVIFQAYALFPRMTVEKNIAYGLKIRHTPRKERRETVDRLIKLVQLEEHRKKYPWQLSGGQQQRVAIARTLAYKPQVLLFDEPFGALDAQTRVHLRREIRSLLKKVKVPSIFITHDQEEALELGDRIAVLNNGHLEQIGTPDEVYNNPATEFVATFLGAANLLLGVVTSGHVEIGTARLPAEKETRRFREGQSVKLVFRPEDVCLSPDAQLPEGCRRLANGVVEQVNFVGAYERLNVRLDLAHRPQSGDLAPLYEVTINTPERMLGVPIMATRPKPEASATRFKVGDRVAVGLTSFSLLPNYTLARQR, from the coding sequence ATGAAACCGCAGATGAAATTGATTCCCGACGATCCGCACACTTCGTGGGCGCCTGAGCGTACCGAGAGAACTGGGGTGGCTGCGAGTGTGCGCGGTCTCAGCAAGAGCTTCAAGAAAGCGCGTGTGCTCGAAGACGTCAGCTTCGACGTTTCGGAAGGCGAATCGCTGGTTTTGCTGGGCGCGTCGGGCAGCGGCAAGACGACTATTTTGCGCATCATCGCCGGCCTGGAACAGCCTGATAAAGGCGGCGTGATTCTGCACGGCAAGGACGTCACCGATTTGCCGGCACGTGAACGCGGCGTCGGCGTCATCTTCCAGGCGTACGCGTTGTTTCCGCGGATGACGGTCGAGAAAAACATCGCGTACGGATTGAAGATTCGACACACGCCGCGCAAAGAAAGACGAGAGACGGTCGACCGGCTGATAAAGCTGGTGCAGCTGGAGGAGCATCGAAAGAAATATCCATGGCAACTCTCGGGTGGCCAGCAGCAGCGCGTTGCCATCGCGCGCACCCTCGCTTACAAGCCCCAGGTGCTTTTGTTCGACGAACCGTTCGGCGCGCTCGACGCGCAAACGCGGGTGCATCTCCGACGCGAGATTCGCTCGCTGCTTAAGAAAGTAAAGGTCCCCTCAATCTTCATCACTCACGATCAGGAAGAGGCGCTCGAGCTCGGCGATCGCATCGCCGTTTTGAACAACGGACACCTCGAACAAATTGGCACGCCCGACGAGGTTTACAACAATCCCGCGACCGAGTTCGTCGCCACGTTTCTCGGTGCGGCCAATCTTTTGCTGGGCGTCGTGACGAGCGGCCACGTTGAGATTGGCACGGCGCGGCTGCCCGCAGAGAAAGAGACGCGCCGCTTCCGTGAAGGCCAGTCGGTGAAACTCGTCTTTCGTCCTGAAGACGTGTGTCTGAGTCCGGATGCGCAACTGCCTGAAGGCTGCCGGCGTCTCGCGAACGGTGTGGTCGAGCAGGTTAATTTTGTCGGCGCTTATGAGAGATTGAATGTGCGCCTCGATCTCGCACACCGCCCGCAGAGCGGCGACCTGGCGCCGCTGTACGAGGTGACGATCAACACGCCCGAACGCATGCTCGGGGTTCCCATCATGGCTACTCGCCCGAAACCGGAAGCCAGCGCGACACGATTCAAGGTTGGCGACCGCGTCGCTGTCGGCCTCACTTCCTTTAGCCTCCTGCCGAATTACACTTTGGCAAGACAGAGGTAA
- a CDS encoding ABC transporter permease — translation MARIRSFRHVRGFDVARPTSIGVMLALMMPLVILPMLSIFIVGMRKGFGFFWSSLMAPEAVYALKLSLITSFWATVFNVVFGLLAAYVLSRYDFWGRNAVIVTISLPTAIPTAVAGFALLALWGPQGTLGRFLFPPEGKQLMFTTYAIILANIFVTFPLAFGVIKPVFDTMSRSLEEASATIGATRWQTFWHVTLPSLRGAIVSGALLTFARAVGEFGSTILVSGNLAGMTQTAPLYIYAKYNSGEAGALEAANAIAIVLALLSFVIFSVLFFARDWLELEAQEA, via the coding sequence GTGGCCAGGATCCGCTCATTTCGACACGTCCGCGGCTTCGATGTCGCGCGTCCCACCAGCATCGGCGTGATGCTGGCCCTCATGATGCCGCTCGTGATCCTGCCGATGCTTTCCATCTTCATCGTCGGGATGAGAAAAGGCTTCGGCTTTTTCTGGTCTTCGCTGATGGCGCCCGAGGCGGTCTATGCGTTGAAGCTGTCACTTATCACAAGTTTTTGGGCGACCGTCTTCAACGTGGTCTTCGGTCTGCTCGCGGCGTACGTCCTTTCGCGTTATGACTTTTGGGGACGCAACGCGGTCATCGTCACGATCTCTCTGCCGACCGCGATCCCGACGGCCGTTGCCGGATTCGCTCTGCTGGCGCTGTGGGGACCGCAGGGGACTCTTGGACGTTTTCTGTTTCCGCCTGAAGGCAAGCAGTTGATGTTCACTACTTACGCGATCATCCTGGCAAATATCTTCGTCACTTTTCCCCTGGCTTTCGGCGTGATTAAGCCCGTGTTCGACACGATGAGCCGCTCGCTGGAAGAAGCCTCGGCCACGATTGGCGCGACCCGCTGGCAAACGTTCTGGCACGTGACTCTGCCGAGCCTGCGTGGGGCGATCGTCTCGGGGGCGCTCTTAACTTTTGCGCGGGCTGTCGGTGAATTCGGTTCGACGATTCTCGTATCAGGAAATCTGGCGGGGATGACGCAGACCGCACCGCTCTACATCTATGCAAAGTACAATTCGGGCGAGGCCGGCGCTCTGGAAGCAGCTAACGCGATTGCGATCGTTCTGGCCCTCTTGTCGTTCGTGATTTTTAGCGTGCTCTTTTTTGCGCGCGACTGGTTAGAGCTCGAGGCGCAGGAAGCATGA
- a CDS encoding S8 family serine peptidase has protein sequence MKRFCITLGIVLALAICAIIPILPSASGQNPNKFRRTDKKIKDQYIVVLKDDADPDGEAARLSREHGGDRTEGHTYRRALKGFSVRMNENQARRMAEDPRVEFVEEDGEVEASATQTGATWGLDRIDQRDLPLNGTYNYFATGSGVRAYIIDTGIRATHSQFGGRVISGFTAINDGRGTTDCNGHGTHVAGTVGGSTYGVAKNVTLVAVRVLDCNGSGSNSGVIAGVDWVSSNHTAGQPAVANMSLGGSASSALDTAVNNSINDGVTYAIAAGNSNANACNYSPARVANAITVGSTTSSDARSSFSNYGSCLDIFAPGSSITSSWSTSDTATNTISGTSMAAPHVAGVAALYLEANPGASPATVGSAIISNATLNHVTNPGTGSPNRLLYSIFGGAPPPPPPTPTPTPTPPPGGSQLLVNPGFESGSAAWVATAGVIDSSTGRPPRTGSWKAWLDGYGSTHTDSCYQTITIPSNATTATLSFWVRIDSSETTTTTAYDTLRIQIRNTANAVLATLATYSNLDENPNYVLKTFDISAFRGQTIRIYFLGQEDVTLQTSFVIDDTAVNVQ, from the coding sequence ATGAAAAGATTCTGCATTACGCTGGGGATCGTCCTGGCGCTCGCGATCTGCGCGATTATTCCCATTCTGCCCTCCGCCAGCGGGCAGAACCCGAACAAATTTCGCCGCACCGACAAGAAGATCAAAGACCAATACATTGTCGTGCTCAAAGATGATGCCGATCCCGATGGGGAAGCCGCCCGGCTGTCCCGCGAACACGGCGGGGACCGCACCGAGGGCCACACCTATCGCCGTGCTTTGAAGGGCTTCTCAGTTCGGATGAACGAGAACCAGGCGCGTCGCATGGCTGAAGATCCACGCGTCGAGTTCGTTGAAGAGGACGGTGAAGTTGAGGCTTCAGCGACTCAAACCGGCGCGACCTGGGGTTTGGATCGAATCGATCAGCGCGACTTGCCGCTGAATGGGACGTATAACTATTTTGCGACCGGCTCTGGCGTCAGGGCCTACATCATCGACACCGGAATACGCGCGACGCATTCGCAGTTTGGCGGTCGCGTTATTTCGGGCTTCACGGCGATTAATGACGGTCGTGGCACGACCGATTGCAATGGTCACGGCACACACGTCGCTGGAACGGTAGGCGGATCGACGTACGGCGTCGCGAAGAATGTGACGCTGGTGGCTGTGCGCGTGCTGGATTGTAACGGCTCAGGGTCAAACTCAGGCGTTATCGCCGGCGTTGACTGGGTCAGTTCGAATCACACAGCCGGTCAGCCTGCGGTCGCGAACATGAGCCTTGGCGGGAGCGCCTCTTCAGCTCTGGACACCGCAGTGAACAATTCAATCAATGATGGCGTTACGTACGCGATCGCTGCGGGGAACAGCAACGCAAACGCGTGCAACTATTCTCCGGCACGCGTCGCGAATGCGATCACCGTGGGTTCGACGACCAGCAGTGATGCGCGCTCTTCGTTTTCGAATTACGGAAGCTGCCTCGACATTTTTGCACCGGGTTCCAGCATCACGTCGTCATGGAGCACCAGCGACACGGCGACAAACACGATTTCCGGCACATCGATGGCCGCTCCACACGTTGCGGGCGTCGCGGCGTTGTATTTAGAAGCGAATCCGGGTGCGTCACCAGCGACGGTGGGGTCAGCGATTATCAGCAACGCGACCCTGAATCATGTGACTAATCCCGGCACCGGTTCGCCTAACCGCCTCTTGTATTCGATTTTCGGTGGTGCGCCGCCGCCACCGCCGCCGACGCCTACGCCGACTCCGACGCCTCCGCCGGGCGGATCGCAATTGCTGGTGAATCCCGGCTTCGAATCAGGCTCCGCGGCTTGGGTCGCCACTGCGGGCGTCATCGACAGTTCAACCGGACGTCCGCCGCGCACGGGTTCATGGAAGGCTTGGCTGGATGGTTATGGTTCGACGCACACAGATTCGTGCTACCAGACGATCACGATTCCATCGAACGCCACGACCGCAACGCTGAGTTTTTGGGTAAGGATCGACTCGTCTGAGACAACGACGACGACCGCTTACGACACGCTGCGAATTCAAATTCGCAATACGGCGAATGCGGTGTTGGCCACGTTGGCCACGTATTCGAATCTGGACGAGAACCCGAACTACGTGCTGAAGACATTTGACATCTCCGCCTTCCGAGGTCAGACGATTCGCATTTACTTCCTTGGCCAGGAGGACGTCACGCTGCAAACGTCATTCGTCATCGACGACACGGCGGTGAATGTGCAGTAG
- a CDS encoding PilT/PilU family type 4a pilus ATPase, with protein sequence MSFFDLPPIIERMLLVSDKISDLNFSVGQLPQVEINGKLTPVQPLGLQKLTPYQTEIIAMTLLQENAEAAERLVQTGTADLSYSLPSRARFRCNIFQQRGVYSIVMRVIPTDIPTLSELHLPQQLSEISDLRNGLVLITGPTGSGKSSTLAAVIDVINETKHYHVVAIEDPIEYLHTHKNSTINQREVGHDTKDFPSALRAALRQAPKVILIGEMRDYETTEIALEAAETGHLVLSTLHTIDASKTIDRIIGLYPKNEEPVIRTRLAQTFRYIVSQRLIPRADLRGRIAAVEILRSTPRTREYIENGETQGKSLLEAMRDGKLEGMQDFDSVIKDLVERGTVSLEDGLAFATNQNNLLLALKGLTSSDDFIRSQDDTFVPEQSSLTSSIISLTD encoded by the coding sequence ATGAGTTTCTTCGATTTACCACCAATTATCGAGCGTATGTTGTTGGTCTCAGACAAGATCAGCGACCTCAATTTCTCTGTCGGCCAGCTACCGCAGGTCGAAATTAACGGCAAGCTGACGCCCGTCCAACCGCTGGGATTGCAGAAACTCACGCCTTACCAAACTGAAATTATCGCCATGACTCTGCTTCAGGAAAACGCTGAGGCGGCTGAACGCCTGGTGCAAACGGGCACGGCGGATTTGAGTTACTCACTCCCTTCGCGCGCGCGGTTCCGTTGCAATATTTTCCAGCAACGCGGCGTTTACTCGATCGTCATGCGCGTCATTCCCACCGATATTCCCACGCTTAGCGAGTTGCATCTGCCACAGCAACTCTCCGAAATCTCCGACCTGCGCAATGGCCTGGTCCTGATCACAGGTCCGACCGGATCAGGAAAAAGTTCCACGCTCGCCGCGGTCATCGACGTCATTAACGAGACCAAGCACTATCACGTGGTCGCCATCGAGGATCCCATCGAGTACCTGCACACGCACAAGAACTCGACCATCAATCAACGCGAAGTAGGTCACGACACGAAAGATTTTCCTTCGGCATTGCGTGCGGCTTTGCGCCAGGCGCCGAAAGTGATTCTGATCGGCGAAATGCGCGACTATGAAACTACTGAGATCGCGCTCGAAGCAGCCGAAACCGGCCACTTGGTTCTCTCCACCTTGCACACGATCGACGCGTCGAAAACGATCGATCGCATCATCGGACTTTATCCCAAGAATGAAGAGCCTGTTATTCGTACGCGACTAGCGCAGACCTTTCGCTACATCGTTTCGCAGCGTCTGATTCCGCGTGCCGATCTTCGCGGCCGCATTGCCGCCGTCGAAATTCTGCGTTCGACACCGCGTACCCGCGAATACATCGAAAACGGCGAGACGCAAGGCAAGTCTCTGCTTGAGGCGATGCGCGACGGGAAACTGGAGGGCATGCAGGATTTCGATTCTGTGATTAAAGATTTGGTTGAGCGCGGAACCGTCAGCCTTGAAGATGGTCTGGCGTTCGCGACGAACCAGAACAACCTGTTACTGGCACTGAAAGGATTGACGTCGTCCGACGACTTTATTCGCTCTCAGGATGATACTTTTGTGCCTGAGCAATCTTCGCTGACATCCTCAATTATCAGCCTCACCGATTAA
- a CDS encoding sulfate ABC transporter substrate-binding protein produces MANKHSTVAIALVVLFLLGIGSCLPKPPSQSGGGGVNITLYGFSIMKESLEKSIYPAFSAKWKSEHGVDVRFTSSFAGSETVTNQILQGVKAQVAILSIERDAQRLKYGNAVTSDWRALPQKGIVNKTPFVILVRKGNPKGIHDFADLAKPGIKLIHPDPESSGGAQWSILAIYGSELIKTEKQSGTADRARALQTLQAIWRNVVSTPSSAREARATFEQGYGDALVTYELEGLLLKDADGAFEIIVPEATIFSEHPIVIVDRNVSPADRPVIEAFVRFLWTDEAQRAFVKNHFRPATNDALTQENKELATIKYPFTVDYFGGWERAYPEVIESVFKHQVQKRK; encoded by the coding sequence ATGGCCAACAAACATTCTACGGTAGCGATTGCGCTTGTCGTCCTCTTTCTGCTCGGCATCGGTAGTTGTCTGCCGAAACCACCATCGCAAAGCGGGGGCGGCGGCGTGAACATAACTCTCTACGGCTTTTCGATCATGAAAGAGTCGCTAGAGAAATCAATCTATCCGGCTTTCTCCGCGAAATGGAAGAGCGAGCACGGAGTTGATGTCCGTTTCACTTCGTCGTTCGCCGGGTCGGAAACCGTCACAAATCAAATCCTGCAGGGCGTCAAGGCGCAGGTGGCCATCCTTTCGATCGAGCGCGACGCGCAACGGCTGAAGTACGGCAACGCGGTGACTTCCGACTGGCGCGCCCTGCCGCAGAAAGGGATCGTCAACAAGACGCCGTTTGTGATTCTGGTGCGCAAGGGAAATCCGAAAGGCATCCACGATTTTGCCGACCTCGCGAAGCCGGGCATCAAATTGATTCATCCCGATCCCGAAAGTTCAGGCGGCGCGCAGTGGTCGATCCTCGCCATCTACGGCTCTGAACTGATCAAGACTGAGAAGCAATCCGGCACTGCCGATCGCGCGCGTGCTTTGCAAACGCTGCAAGCCATCTGGCGAAATGTCGTTTCAACTCCAAGTTCCGCGCGTGAGGCGCGCGCGACGTTTGAGCAGGGTTACGGCGACGCCCTGGTGACTTATGAACTGGAAGGGCTTTTGCTGAAGGATGCCGACGGCGCGTTTGAAATCATCGTGCCTGAGGCGACCATCTTCAGCGAACATCCGATCGTCATCGTCGACCGTAATGTTTCGCCCGCCGACCGTCCCGTGATCGAAGCGTTCGTGCGTTTCCTGTGGACCGACGAAGCGCAGCGCGCCTTTGTGAAAAACCATTTTCGGCCGGCCACGAATGACGCCCTGACGCAGGAAAATAAGGAACTCGCAACCATCAAATATCCGTTCACAGTTGACTATTTCGGTGGTTGGGAACGCGCGTATCCGGAAGTGATCGAATCCGTTTTTAAACATCAGGTGCAGAAGAGAAAGTAA
- the pepP gene encoding Xaa-Pro aminopeptidase → MTKPQLKEFMRRMDKDSVAIIPAAREAVRSHDTNYRYRQNSDFFYLTGFEEPEAIAVIAPSRDKKFTLFVRPRNLEQEIWTGYRAGVEGAVSDYGADEAYQIDEFDEKLPDILNGPSVLYYAFGHTLAEIDQKIIAQLTTFREMNRRPFEPPTTIVDPTLILHEMRVLKTPEEIEIMQRAADIAAEAHVEAMKAVRPGMMEYEVEAMIEAHFRKEGSAGPSYTSIIGGGGNATILHYIDNKDELNDGDLLLVDAGCEYKGYASDITRTFPVNGKFTEAQAEIYDVVLETQKSCVDMVRPGVRLEDLKTHSIEMLTEGMVRLGLLNGDPKKLIEEKKYMQFYMHNLGHFLGIDVHDAGRYYHKGESRPAEAGMVMTIEPGIYISPDTSRIPEGFNKDIPAKYLGIGVRIEDDVLVTENGSRVLTDKVTKERAEIEALMAK, encoded by the coding sequence ATGACGAAACCGCAACTAAAGGAATTTATGCGTCGCATGGACAAGGATTCCGTCGCTATCATCCCCGCCGCGCGCGAAGCCGTGCGCTCGCACGACACGAACTATCGCTACCGCCAGAATTCGGATTTTTTCTATCTGACCGGCTTTGAAGAGCCGGAAGCTATCGCAGTGATCGCGCCTTCAAGGGACAAGAAGTTCACCTTGTTCGTGCGGCCGCGCAATTTGGAGCAAGAGATTTGGACCGGTTATCGTGCGGGCGTGGAAGGTGCGGTCAGCGACTACGGCGCGGACGAAGCGTACCAAATCGACGAATTCGACGAAAAGTTGCCGGACATTCTCAACGGCCCTTCGGTGCTTTACTACGCATTCGGCCACACCCTCGCGGAAATCGATCAGAAAATCATCGCCCAGCTCACGACCTTCCGCGAGATGAATCGCAGACCTTTCGAGCCGCCGACGACGATTGTCGATCCTACTTTGATCCTTCACGAAATGCGGGTGCTGAAGACACCTGAAGAAATTGAGATCATGCAGCGCGCCGCAGACATCGCCGCCGAAGCGCACGTCGAAGCAATGAAAGCCGTGCGGCCCGGGATGATGGAATACGAAGTTGAAGCCATGATCGAAGCGCACTTTCGCAAGGAGGGATCGGCCGGACCTTCATACACGTCGATCATTGGCGGCGGCGGGAACGCGACGATCCTTCACTACATCGACAACAAAGATGAATTGAACGACGGCGATCTGCTGTTGGTTGACGCCGGCTGCGAATACAAAGGCTACGCGTCAGACATCACGCGCACGTTTCCGGTCAACGGCAAGTTCACCGAGGCCCAGGCCGAAATCTACGACGTTGTACTTGAGACGCAGAAGTCATGCGTGGACATGGTGCGCCCCGGCGTGCGGCTCGAGGATTTGAAAACTCATTCGATCGAGATGCTCACCGAAGGCATGGTGCGGTTGGGACTGTTGAATGGTGATCCGAAGAAACTCATCGAAGAGAAAAAGTACATGCAATTCTACATGCACAACCTCGGACACTTTCTCGGAATCGACGTGCATGACGCGGGACGCTACTACCACAAGGGCGAGTCGCGCCCTGCCGAAGCCGGTATGGTAATGACAATCGAGCCGGGCATCTACATCTCGCCCGACACCAGCCGTATTCCGGAAGGCTTCAACAAAGATATTCCAGCGAAATATCTCGGCATCGGTGTGCGCATAGAAGACGACGTGCTGGTAACGGAAAACGGATCGCGCGTGCTGACCGACAAAGTGACGAAGGAACGTGCCGAGATTGAAGCGCTAATGGCGAAGTAA
- a CDS encoding zinc-ribbon domain-containing protein produces MLVICSNCNTRLQLDESKIPSNVSKARCPKCQGTVEIRVSSADSDQHVSLPADMTPPSPTISAFEKPPAAAPFKPAEVASDASQSAPNGFSEFAKVLTDLLRDKDSVAAKTAGPKRPAWDRRKALVCTDTPQRQAVAEGLATLDFEVYVAENTAEALGRMREDRMDVLVLEAAFDPVEQGFAFVMREIKLMRPAERRRLFFVFITPNARTMDLHAGFLNNANLVVNPADIDRMPDAVEVSLRHYNELYREFNRALDVAPI; encoded by the coding sequence ATGCTCGTTATCTGCTCAAATTGCAACACGCGACTGCAACTCGACGAAAGTAAGATTCCGTCGAACGTTTCGAAAGCCCGTTGCCCAAAGTGTCAGGGCACTGTTGAGATCAGAGTCTCTTCTGCGGACTCCGATCAACACGTTTCGCTTCCGGCGGACATGACACCGCCATCGCCAACTATATCAGCGTTCGAGAAGCCGCCTGCCGCGGCGCCTTTCAAACCGGCGGAAGTCGCGTCCGACGCCAGTCAGTCCGCACCAAATGGCTTCTCCGAGTTCGCCAAGGTGCTCACTGATTTACTGCGTGACAAGGACTCCGTCGCTGCCAAGACCGCCGGTCCAAAGCGTCCGGCGTGGGATCGTCGAAAAGCGCTGGTTTGCACCGACACACCGCAGCGGCAAGCGGTCGCGGAAGGATTGGCGACTTTGGATTTTGAAGTTTACGTCGCGGAAAACACGGCCGAAGCGCTCGGTCGCATGCGTGAAGATCGAATGGATGTGCTGGTGCTCGAAGCAGCGTTCGATCCCGTCGAGCAAGGCTTTGCATTCGTGATGCGCGAAATCAAACTGATGCGGCCGGCCGAACGTCGGCGCCTGTTTTTCGTTTTCATCACTCCAAACGCGCGCACCATGGACTTGCATGCGGGCTTTCTTAACAACGCGAACCTGGTGGTGAACCCGGCGGACATCGATCGCATGCCGGATGCTGTCGAGGTTTCGCTGCGCCATTACAACGAACTCTATCGCGAGTTCAATCGCGCCCTCGACGTCGCTCCAATCTAG